From the genome of Deinococcus sp. JMULE3, one region includes:
- a CDS encoding AAA family ATPase — protein sequence MSFLFYLVGPPGSGKRTVGKALSALTGAALLDNHLFNDPVFTAFGVDGVSPVPPELFDLAEEVRQVGLRALRLAPPARSHILTNYLSRVEEGEAVVAELRALAQERGAAFVPVWLTCPLPELEARMEHPERRERLKLRDPLILRGLLERGGVMDAPADALVLDTTQLDPREAARRIVAFAGVLSGGDLP from the coding sequence ATGAGTTTCCTGTTCTACCTGGTCGGCCCGCCCGGCAGCGGCAAACGCACGGTCGGCAAGGCACTGTCAGCCCTGACGGGCGCGGCGCTGCTGGACAATCACCTGTTCAACGATCCGGTGTTCACGGCGTTCGGTGTGGACGGCGTGAGTCCGGTGCCGCCTGAACTGTTCGATCTGGCCGAGGAGGTCCGGCAGGTGGGGCTGCGGGCGCTGCGGCTGGCTCCGCCTGCGCGGTCGCACATCCTGACGAATTACCTGAGTCGCGTGGAAGAGGGCGAGGCGGTCGTCGCCGAGTTACGTGCCCTGGCGCAGGAGCGGGGTGCAGCGTTCGTGCCGGTGTGGCTGACGTGCCCGCTGCCGGAACTGGAGGCGCGGATGGAGCACCCGGAGCGGCGGGAGCGGCTGAAGCTGCGCGATCCGCTGATCCTGCGCGGCCTGCTGGAACGCGGTGGGGTGATGGACGCCCCGGCGGACGCACTGGTGCTGGACACGACGCAACTGGACCCGCGCGAGGCGGCGCGGCGCATCGTGGCGTTCGCGGGAGTGCTCAGCGGAGGGGACCTGCCTTGA
- a CDS encoding winged helix-turn-helix domain-containing protein has product MPTTTPPAHAAPDPLNPPATLHVTTPAQASALMDFAYGARLLEQFLTPATASHAARALNEPANRVTYHVRKLVACGLLRAAGHQGKRVLYVTAARTFHVPRTLVQLDEPLTVIGPAMREITAAYAHAILDWQTRQGHPAAGDDLTIHLGRGATDTRSDPGAFAPAMRLRTVQLSPQQYRARRTPSTPSSTAWKPRKPT; this is encoded by the coding sequence ATGCCCACAACGACCCCACCAGCCCATGCCGCACCCGACCCCCTGAATCCACCCGCGACCCTGCACGTCACCACCCCCGCCCAGGCCTCCGCCCTCATGGACTTCGCGTACGGCGCACGCCTGCTCGAACAGTTCCTGACGCCCGCCACCGCCAGCCACGCCGCCCGCGCCCTGAACGAACCCGCCAACCGCGTCACGTACCACGTCCGCAAACTCGTGGCCTGCGGCCTGCTGCGCGCCGCCGGACATCAGGGCAAACGCGTCCTGTACGTCACCGCAGCCCGCACCTTCCACGTTCCCCGTACCCTGGTGCAACTCGACGAACCCCTGACCGTCATCGGCCCCGCCATGCGCGAGATCACCGCGGCGTACGCCCACGCCATCCTCGACTGGCAGACCCGCCAGGGCCACCCCGCCGCCGGGGACGACCTCACCATCCACCTGGGCCGCGGCGCGACCGACACCCGCAGCGACCCCGGCGCGTTCGCACCCGCCATGCGCCTCCGCACCGTGCAACTCAGCCCGCAGCAGTACCGCGCGCGCAGGACGCCATCAACGCCATCCTCGACCGCCTGGAAACCGAGGAAACCGACGTGA
- a CDS encoding WGR domain-containing protein: MSVTYLEYSDPNGAEHKFYEVTVDGADLTVRYGRIGTDGQTQRKTFPSPEKAQAEADKKLREKRRKGYEDAVQGVRQKREVVRRTFTETRATTRRGAPLLWKFDTKATAFGIFADDDQVWVGNEAGQVHALSPDGEVQRSFTLPDGVKCLVRDDRWTFAGCDDGNVYDLSGKLPFVAYEVEGSAALLWLDIHAGTLAASDAGGNVFAFDAESDQQWANVATGGKMGWMVRVDDRGVYYGHSAGVGMYDRTSGLPLWQAKTRGGVLFGWQDGQDLYAGTTQNLIQRFTKGGEHVQDYACDAAVLSCATSPGGEYVFAGDSGSAVYCFTRTGERLWKLGSGVGGALSMQYSGGRLYLVTSRGTLAALDASQGAIQAAQRGEAPAPRDVKLAAAAQVSAPLTQLAVTADTGEGVRLVCERDGARLRVRPTTPGYHAWNVQFPRNLREAGATYLVDDLVDAGGFYRVVGDIRRVG; the protein is encoded by the coding sequence ATGTCTGTAACATATCTGGAATATTCAGATCCGAACGGAGCCGAGCATAAGTTCTACGAGGTCACCGTGGACGGCGCGGACCTGACCGTCCGCTACGGCCGCATCGGCACCGACGGGCAGACCCAGCGCAAGACCTTCCCCAGCCCCGAAAAGGCCCAGGCGGAAGCCGACAAGAAGCTCCGGGAAAAACGCCGCAAGGGCTACGAGGACGCCGTGCAGGGCGTGCGCCAGAAACGCGAGGTGGTGCGCCGCACCTTCACCGAGACCCGCGCCACCACCCGCCGGGGCGCGCCGCTGCTGTGGAAGTTCGACACGAAAGCCACTGCGTTCGGCATCTTCGCGGACGACGATCAGGTCTGGGTGGGCAACGAGGCCGGGCAGGTGCACGCCCTGAGCCCCGACGGCGAGGTGCAGCGCTCCTTCACCCTGCCCGACGGCGTGAAATGCCTCGTGCGGGACGACCGCTGGACCTTCGCCGGGTGCGACGACGGGAACGTGTACGACCTGAGCGGCAAGCTGCCCTTCGTGGCGTACGAGGTCGAGGGCAGCGCCGCGCTGCTGTGGCTGGACATCCACGCCGGAACCCTGGCCGCCAGCGACGCGGGCGGGAACGTGTTCGCCTTCGACGCCGAGAGCGACCAGCAGTGGGCGAACGTCGCCACCGGCGGCAAGATGGGCTGGATGGTCCGCGTGGACGACCGGGGCGTGTACTACGGGCACTCGGCGGGCGTGGGCATGTACGACCGCACCAGCGGCCTCCCGCTGTGGCAGGCAAAGACGCGCGGCGGGGTGCTGTTCGGCTGGCAGGACGGCCAGGACCTGTACGCGGGCACCACCCAGAACCTCATCCAGCGCTTCACGAAGGGCGGCGAGCACGTGCAGGACTACGCCTGCGACGCCGCCGTGCTGTCCTGCGCCACCAGTCCCGGCGGGGAGTACGTGTTCGCCGGGGACAGCGGCAGCGCCGTGTACTGCTTCACCCGCACCGGCGAGCGCCTGTGGAAGCTGGGCAGCGGGGTGGGCGGCGCGCTGAGCATGCAGTACTCGGGTGGGCGGCTGTACCTCGTGACCTCGCGCGGCACCCTGGCCGCCCTGGACGCCAGCCAAGGGGCGATCCAGGCCGCGCAGCGCGGCGAGGCCCCCGCCCCCCGCGACGTGAAACTCGCCGCCGCCGCGCAGGTCAGCGCCCCCCTGACGCAACTGGCCGTCACTGCCGACACCGGCGAGGGCGTGCGACTGGTATGCGAACGTGACGGCGCCCGCCTGCGCGTGCGCCCCACCACCCCCGGCTATCACGCCTGGAACGTGCAGTTCCCCCGCAACCTCCGCGAGGCGGGCGCGACGTACCTCGTGGACGACCTCGTGGACGCCGGGGGCTTCTACCGCGTGGTGGGCGACATCCGCCGCGTGGGGTAA
- a CDS encoding M28 family peptidase — MYPRTRALPTRPAIPAWKIILPVLGAAALGWWGYSWATRPVNPPLDPAARQGSVAGDWATLKTFGPRTPGTPGHDRTLDWAQAKLTALGYHVTRDTFPLNIWTDGGATVTGPGGLNVTGRALYGSQGFDQQGRLVAVPGDASDAQLETLDLQMQLAVTHCPARPWGRFAAALIDQGAFGVAIIDDCPVTPALSRAPATPLPMLVLDREAGSALEAHLGQTVTFTARTGEQTVQAANLVARRVDGQAQVIYGAHLDSMPGASGANDNASGVLAVLDLARRAAGTPDAERAWFALFDAEELGLIGSRQFVRTYAYPMEQTRAMINLDMVGVSAQPLGVAATEDLLPLIRAARPGLREFEDEAQSTRETFGRSLGTTGLSDHAAFKEVRIPAAFLHRGLDGHYHTPQDTTLDPALVQDAARTAWTLGQAVLAAPFTPRPECGLTGRDCH; from the coding sequence ATGTACCCCCGCACCCGCGCCCTGCCCACCCGACCCGCCATTCCCGCGTGGAAGATCATCCTCCCCGTCCTCGGCGCGGCGGCGCTGGGCTGGTGGGGGTACAGCTGGGCCACCCGGCCCGTGAACCCACCACTGGACCCCGCCGCGCGCCAGGGCAGCGTCGCGGGCGACTGGGCGACCCTGAAGACCTTCGGGCCGCGCACGCCCGGCACGCCCGGACACGACCGCACCCTGGACTGGGCGCAGGCGAAACTGACCGCGCTGGGCTACCACGTCACCCGCGACACCTTTCCGCTGAACATCTGGACGGACGGCGGCGCGACCGTCACCGGACCCGGCGGGCTGAACGTCACGGGCCGCGCCCTGTACGGCTCGCAGGGTTTCGACCAGCAGGGTCGCCTCGTGGCGGTGCCCGGCGATGCCAGCGACGCGCAACTCGAAACCCTGGACCTGCAGATGCAGCTGGCCGTCACGCACTGCCCCGCGCGCCCCTGGGGGCGGTTCGCCGCGGCACTGATCGACCAGGGGGCGTTCGGCGTGGCGATCATCGACGACTGCCCGGTCACGCCCGCCCTGTCCCGCGCGCCCGCCACGCCCCTGCCCATGCTCGTGCTGGACCGGGAGGCCGGGTCGGCGCTGGAGGCGCACCTGGGGCAGACCGTCACCTTCACCGCCCGCACCGGCGAGCAGACCGTGCAGGCCGCGAACCTCGTCGCCCGGCGCGTGGACGGGCAGGCGCAGGTCATCTACGGCGCGCACCTGGACAGCATGCCCGGCGCCAGCGGCGCGAACGACAACGCCAGCGGCGTGCTGGCCGTGCTGGACCTCGCGCGGCGCGCGGCAGGCACCCCGGACGCCGAACGGGCGTGGTTCGCGCTGTTCGACGCGGAGGAACTCGGCCTGATCGGCAGCCGCCAGTTCGTCCGGACGTACGCGTACCCCATGGAACAGACCCGCGCCATGATCAACCTCGACATGGTCGGCGTCAGCGCCCAGCCGCTGGGCGTCGCCGCCACCGAGGACCTGCTGCCCCTGATCCGCGCCGCCCGCCCCGGCCTGCGTGAATTCGAGGACGAGGCGCAGTCCACCCGCGAGACTTTCGGCCGCAGCCTGGGCACCACCGGCCTGAGCGACCACGCCGCGTTCAAGGAGGTCCGCATTCCCGCCGCGTTCCTGCACCGAGGCCTGGACGGGCATTACCACACCCCGCAGGACACCACCCTGGACCCCGCACTCGTGCAGGACGCCGCCCGCACGGCCTGGACGCTCGGTCAGGCGGTCCTCGCCGCGCCCTTCACGCCGCGCCCCGAGTGCGGCCTGACCGGACGCGACTGCCACTGA
- the lepA gene encoding translation elongation factor 4, producing the protein MRSACHARLRIVNVRNFSIIAHVDHGKSTLADRILERLGAMSERDKRDQTLDTLELERERGITIKSTPVRLTYTREDGEEYTFNLIDTPGHVDFNYEVSRSLAACEGVLLLVDASQGVEAQTIVNAYLAIDSNLEIVPVINKIDLPAADPEGAAQELEEVIGIPASDAVFASGKAGIGIPEILEAIVERIPAPSGDPEAPLKALIFDSFFDAYQGVILFVRVLEGTLNPKDQIRLMNAGKNFEVDKVGTFSPGLVVGQSLPAGAVGWVAAGIKDIQDAQVGDTLTGRERQTAEPFPGFKPAQPVVFSGLYPTDTEDYRKLRDALEKLKLNDAAFSFEPETSEALGFGFRCGFLGLLHAEIIQERLEREYDLDLIATAPAVVYRVTLTNGEVFETQNPAEFPTRDRITTVEEPYIKLSIMLPEDYVGPVMQLLQERRGSMITMNYVGKRVELLYEVPFAEILYDFHDRLKSISRGYASMDYEQLGYREGDLRKVDIMVNNEIIDALAVIVHETKTYGLGRKIVDKMADVIPRQMFPVPVQAVIGGKIIARATVKAFRKDVLAKCYGGDISRKKKLLEKQKKGRARMKQFGTVEVPQEAFLAVLSTEE; encoded by the coding sequence ATGCGTTCGGCGTGCCACGCTAGACTGCGGATTGTGAACGTCAGGAACTTCTCGATCATCGCCCATGTGGACCACGGGAAATCCACCCTCGCGGACCGCATTCTGGAGCGGCTGGGTGCCATGTCCGAACGGGACAAGCGCGACCAGACCCTCGACACGCTGGAACTCGAACGCGAGCGCGGCATCACCATCAAGAGCACCCCGGTGCGCCTCACGTACACGCGTGAGGACGGCGAGGAGTACACCTTCAACCTGATCGACACGCCCGGCCACGTGGACTTCAACTACGAGGTCTCGCGGTCCCTGGCGGCGTGCGAGGGCGTGCTGCTGCTCGTGGACGCCTCGCAGGGCGTCGAGGCGCAGACGATCGTGAACGCGTACCTCGCCATCGACAGCAACCTGGAGATCGTGCCGGTCATCAACAAGATCGACCTCCCCGCCGCCGACCCGGAGGGCGCCGCGCAGGAGCTGGAGGAGGTCATCGGGATTCCCGCGTCGGACGCCGTGTTCGCGTCCGGCAAGGCCGGGATCGGCATTCCCGAGATCCTGGAAGCCATCGTGGAGCGCATCCCCGCGCCCAGCGGCGACCCGGAGGCCCCGCTGAAGGCGCTGATCTTCGATTCGTTCTTCGACGCGTATCAGGGCGTGATCCTGTTCGTGCGGGTGCTGGAAGGGACCCTGAACCCGAAGGATCAGATCCGCCTGATGAACGCCGGGAAGAACTTCGAGGTGGACAAGGTCGGCACGTTCAGCCCCGGGCTGGTCGTGGGGCAGTCCCTCCCGGCGGGCGCGGTCGGCTGGGTCGCGGCGGGGATCAAGGACATCCAGGACGCGCAGGTGGGCGACACCCTGACCGGGCGCGAGCGGCAGACGGCCGAGCCGTTCCCCGGCTTCAAGCCCGCGCAGCCCGTGGTGTTCTCGGGCCTGTACCCGACCGACACCGAGGACTACCGCAAGCTGCGTGACGCGCTGGAGAAACTGAAGCTGAACGACGCGGCGTTCTCCTTCGAGCCGGAGACGTCCGAGGCGCTGGGCTTCGGATTCCGCTGCGGCTTCCTGGGCCTGCTGCACGCCGAGATCATCCAGGAGCGCCTGGAACGCGAGTACGACCTGGACCTGATCGCCACGGCGCCCGCCGTCGTGTACCGCGTGACCCTCACGAACGGCGAGGTGTTCGAGACGCAGAACCCGGCCGAGTTCCCCACCCGTGACCGCATCACGACCGTGGAGGAACCGTACATCAAGCTGAGCATCATGCTGCCCGAGGACTACGTGGGGCCGGTCATGCAGCTGCTGCAGGAACGGCGCGGCTCGATGATCACCATGAACTACGTCGGCAAGCGCGTGGAGTTGCTGTACGAGGTGCCGTTCGCGGAGATCCTGTACGACTTCCACGACCGCCTCAAGAGCATCTCCCGTGGGTACGCCAGCATGGACTACGAGCAGCTGGGGTACCGCGAGGGCGACCTGCGCAAGGTCGACATCATGGTGAACAACGAGATCATCGACGCGCTGGCCGTGATCGTCCACGAGACCAAGACCTACGGGCTGGGCCGCAAGATCGTGGACAAGATGGCCGACGTGATCCCCCGGCAGATGTTCCCCGTGCCGGTGCAGGCCGTGATCGGCGGGAAGATCATCGCGCGCGCCACCGTGAAGGCCTTCCGCAAGGACGTGCTCGCCAAGTGCTACGGCGGCGACATCAGCCGAAAGAAGAAACTGCTGGAAAAGCAGAAGAAGGGCCGCGCCCGCATGAAGCAGTTCGGGACGGTCGAGGTACCGCAGGAAGCGTTCCTGGCGGTGCTCAGCACCGAGGAGTAA
- a CDS encoding sensor histidine kinase KdpD, which translates to MSAGSNLNAAARPRGLRVRTTLRAQFTLVIFLLAFLPNLVMTLMAQPSLPSGAILAWMVLVGATCALVGFVLSGALLTSVSRLRGEVMSGHFGEPHPDDPSEILSLRQAFTDLLGRLSTEQARRNAFMATLVHDLKTPLIATGHLTKIITTMPVPDAERRMMGEQIQAETARLLALVQQMADAHRFEQEQVQVRVAPADLRALLDEVATRVATQAHERGVQVRVCGRGVAAADAAVLERAVTNLTVNALRYARTHVTLEVTPSGLTVTDDGPGLPAPLDELAQPFNAQPTTIAGKQYTSGTAGLGLFIVRRIAQAHGGDLHYDRVPATPPEHPPAPPPDDQPAPPAALTRFTLSLPEVQP; encoded by the coding sequence ATGAGCGCCGGGTCAAATCTGAATGCCGCTGCCCGCCCACGCGGACTGCGGGTGCGCACGACCCTGCGCGCGCAGTTCACGCTGGTGATCTTTCTGCTGGCGTTCCTCCCGAACCTCGTGATGACCCTGATGGCCCAGCCGTCGCTGCCCAGTGGCGCGATCCTCGCGTGGATGGTGCTGGTGGGCGCCACCTGCGCGCTGGTGGGCTTCGTGCTCAGCGGCGCGCTGCTCACGTCTGTCAGCCGCCTGCGGGGCGAGGTCATGAGCGGGCATTTCGGTGAACCCCACCCGGACGACCCCAGCGAGATCCTGTCGCTGCGCCAGGCGTTCACGGATCTGCTGGGTCGCCTGAGCACCGAACAGGCCCGGCGCAACGCGTTCATGGCGACGCTGGTGCACGACCTGAAGACGCCGCTGATCGCCACCGGGCACCTGACGAAGATCATCACGACCATGCCCGTCCCGGACGCCGAGCGGCGCATGATGGGCGAGCAGATCCAGGCGGAAACGGCGCGGCTGCTGGCGCTGGTGCAGCAGATGGCCGACGCGCACCGCTTCGAGCAGGAGCAGGTGCAGGTGCGCGTCGCCCCGGCCGACCTGCGCGCCCTGCTGGACGAGGTCGCCACCCGCGTCGCCACGCAGGCGCACGAGCGGGGCGTGCAGGTCCGCGTGTGCGGGCGCGGCGTCGCGGCGGCCGACGCGGCCGTCCTGGAACGCGCCGTCACGAACCTCACCGTGAATGCCCTGCGGTACGCGCGGACGCACGTCACGCTGGAAGTCACGCCGTCGGGCCTGACCGTCACCGACGACGGCCCCGGCCTGCCCGCCCCGCTGGACGAACTGGCGCAGCCGTTCAACGCGCAACCCACCACCATCGCCGGGAAGCAGTACACGTCCGGCACCGCCGGGCTGGGCCTGTTCATCGTGCGGCGCATCGCGCAGGCGCACGGCGGCGACCTGCATTACGACCGCGTGCCCGCCACGCCCCCCGAACACCCACCGGCGCCCCCGCCCGACGACCAGCCCGCCCCCCCCGCTGCCCTGACCCGCTTCACCCTGTCCCTCCCGGAGGTTCAACCATGA
- a CDS encoding response regulator, translating to MRLVIADDHPLFRMGLKYALIHQGFDVVAEASDGLAALEACRALQPDAALLDVKMPGMTGIEVCERLRQSNPRLVSVLITTFAEPAIVQAARAAGARGYVSKETDPESLARQLRDIVANPEIDRLPQVDVPRLTPRESEVLPLLAQGYSNKEIAKNLGVSPDTVKDHLARLYAKLDAGDRTEAVSRARSIGLLH from the coding sequence ATGAGATTAGTCATCGCCGACGACCACCCCCTCTTCCGCATGGGCCTGAAGTACGCCCTGATCCACCAGGGGTTCGACGTGGTCGCCGAGGCCAGCGACGGCCTGGCCGCGCTGGAAGCCTGCCGGGCGCTGCAGCCCGACGCGGCGCTGCTGGACGTGAAGATGCCCGGCATGACCGGCATCGAGGTCTGCGAGCGGCTGCGCCAGAGCAACCCCCGGCTGGTCAGCGTGCTGATCACGACCTTCGCGGAGCCCGCCATCGTGCAGGCTGCGCGGGCCGCCGGGGCGCGCGGGTACGTCAGCAAGGAAACCGACCCCGAGAGCCTCGCGCGGCAGTTGCGGGACATCGTCGCGAACCCCGAGATCGACCGCCTGCCACAGGTGGACGTGCCGCGCCTGACACCCCGCGAGTCCGAGGTGCTGCCCCTGCTGGCACAGGGCTACAGCAACAAGGAGATCGCGAAGAACCTCGGGGTCAGCCCGGACACCGTCAAGGACCACCTGGCGCGCCTGTACGCGAAACTGGACGCCGGGGACCGCACCGAGGCGGTCAGTCGCGCCCGCAGCATCGGCCTGCTGCACTGA
- a CDS encoding pyridoxal phosphate-dependent aminotransferase produces MSGPFLLSERALSLKPSATVAVTSRALELRRQGVDVISMSVGEPDFDTPDHVKAAAIAAIESGKTKYTAVNGIPELREAISAKFARENGLSYTPDAVTVTSGGKQALFNAFLALLNPGDEVLIPAPYWVSYPEMVALTGAVPVTVPTTPESGFLLDPDELEARVTPRTRMIVLNSPGNPTGAVFPPEVLRAVGAVAQKHNLVIVTDEMYEHLVYDAEQVSIGRYAPEHTLTINGASKAYAMTGWRIGYAGGPKGVIAAMNALQSQSTSNASSVSQYATLAALSDQAHTAAFVDMARAAYRERRDRIVAGLNALGLRTPTPQGAFYVMADTTTIHPDELEAARRILDDARVAVVPGTDFAAPGQVRLSYATSMANIEEVLRRIGGLLG; encoded by the coding sequence ATGAGCGGCCCTTTTCTGCTGTCCGAGCGTGCCCTGAGCCTGAAGCCTTCCGCGACGGTCGCGGTGACGAGCCGCGCGCTGGAGTTGCGGCGGCAGGGCGTGGACGTGATCAGCATGAGCGTCGGCGAGCCGGATTTCGACACGCCGGATCACGTGAAGGCGGCGGCCATCGCCGCGATCGAATCGGGCAAGACGAAGTACACGGCGGTGAACGGCATCCCGGAGCTGCGCGAGGCGATCAGCGCGAAGTTCGCCCGTGAGAACGGCCTGAGCTACACACCGGACGCGGTGACGGTCACGAGCGGCGGGAAGCAGGCGCTGTTCAACGCTTTTCTGGCGCTGCTGAACCCGGGGGACGAGGTGCTGATCCCGGCGCCGTACTGGGTGAGCTACCCGGAGATGGTGGCCCTGACGGGCGCGGTGCCGGTGACGGTGCCGACCACGCCGGAGTCGGGGTTCCTGCTCGATCCCGATGAGCTGGAGGCGCGCGTGACGCCCAGGACGCGGATGATCGTGCTGAACAGCCCCGGCAACCCGACGGGCGCGGTGTTCCCGCCGGAGGTGCTGCGCGCGGTGGGGGCGGTGGCGCAGAAGCACAACCTCGTGATCGTGACGGACGAGATGTACGAGCATCTGGTATACGACGCCGAGCAGGTCAGCATCGGACGGTACGCGCCCGAGCACACGCTGACCATCAACGGGGCGAGCAAGGCGTACGCGATGACCGGGTGGCGCATCGGGTACGCGGGCGGCCCGAAGGGCGTGATCGCCGCGATGAACGCCCTGCAGTCGCAGAGCACGAGTAACGCAAGCAGCGTGTCGCAGTACGCGACGCTGGCGGCCCTGTCGGATCAGGCGCACACGGCGGCGTTCGTGGACATGGCCCGCGCGGCGTACCGCGAGCGGCGCGACCGGATCGTCGCGGGCCTGAACGCGCTGGGCCTGCGCACCCCCACGCCGCAGGGCGCGTTCTACGTGATGGCCGACACGACCACGATTCACCCGGATGAGCTGGAGGCGGCGCGGCGCATTCTGGACGACGCGCGGGTGGCGGTCGTGCCTGGCACGGATTTCGCCGCGCCGGGGCAGGTGCGCCTGAGTTACGCGACGAGCATGGCGAACATAGAGGAGGTCCTGCGCCGCATCGGTGGGCTGCTGGGCTGA
- a CDS encoding AIM24 family protein: MTNMHPGSDGTYSLRDFIAQTAERDNPGEVFELESSKMLEVKVNGRIWSKLGAMVAYKGNLSFTREGMLEGGLMKALKRAVSQEMSPLAKIEGRGVAYLADQGKEVQILRLQGDALNVNGNDLLAFEDTVQYDITMQRRIAGMAAGGLFSVRVQGHGMVAILSHGKPLTLRVTPQEPIFTDPNATIAWSGNLQPQLRMDSSMRSMFGRGGGETYQMVFQGDGFVVVQPYEEFEAGMLGGDSHGGSVGKSLGDLFD, from the coding sequence ATGACGAACATGCATCCCGGCAGTGACGGCACCTACAGCCTCCGTGACTTCATCGCGCAGACCGCCGAGCGGGACAACCCCGGCGAGGTATTCGAGCTCGAAAGCAGCAAGATGCTGGAGGTCAAGGTCAACGGCCGCATCTGGAGCAAGCTGGGCGCCATGGTCGCCTACAAGGGCAACCTCTCGTTCACGCGTGAAGGCATGCTCGAAGGCGGCCTGATGAAGGCCCTGAAGCGCGCCGTGTCGCAGGAGATGAGCCCCCTGGCGAAGATCGAGGGGCGCGGCGTGGCGTACCTCGCCGATCAGGGCAAGGAAGTGCAGATCCTGCGCCTGCAGGGTGACGCGCTGAACGTGAACGGCAACGACCTGCTGGCCTTCGAGGACACCGTGCAGTACGACATCACCATGCAGCGCCGCATCGCGGGCATGGCAGCCGGTGGGCTGTTCAGCGTGCGCGTGCAGGGGCACGGCATGGTCGCGATCCTCAGTCACGGCAAGCCGCTGACGCTGCGCGTGACGCCGCAGGAGCCGATCTTCACCGACCCGAACGCCACGATCGCCTGGAGTGGCAACCTGCAGCCGCAGCTGCGGATGGATTCCAGCATGCGCAGCATGTTCGGGCGAGGCGGCGGCGAGACGTACCAGATGGTCTTCCAGGGCGACGGCTTCGTGGTCGTGCAGCCCTACGAGGAGTTCGAGGCCGGGATGCTCGGCGGCGACAGCCACGGCGGCAGCGTCGGCAAGAGCCTGGGCGACCTGTTCGACTGA
- the murG gene encoding undecaprenyldiphospho-muramoylpentapeptide beta-N-acetylglucosaminyltransferase — protein sequence MSLVVMATGGTGGHIYPAVATARELSRRGHEVLLLGQRGGMEERVAREQGLPFEGVDAGKLARSGQGRPDPRELLRAGQGVLQARSVLNRLKPGVVVGYGGFASLPGVLAAQSLGVPTVLHEQNARLGLTQRLAVRKARAVGTAYERVIGLNPALATMVGMPVREERLPRAEALARLGLQEGPLTIFVMGGSQGSLFLNQTVPDVLRHAFGSEGLLPPGHEPSRGLVDLDFTGAGGAGGGVQVLHSTGPRWLSEVAPGVQDLEWFEAAGYVDAVAAWSVADLAITRAGTSTLAEAAYHGVPLIMVPLPESAENHQFHNAQAVQAAGAGLVVEQKNASEALGRAVLECAAAGTRASMAEAALGRAQTGAAGRFADLIERHLR from the coding sequence ATGAGTCTGGTTGTGATGGCGACGGGGGGCACGGGGGGGCATATCTATCCGGCGGTGGCGACGGCGCGGGAGCTGTCGCGGCGTGGGCATGAGGTGCTGCTGCTGGGGCAGCGGGGCGGCATGGAGGAGCGCGTGGCGCGCGAGCAGGGCCTGCCGTTCGAGGGTGTGGACGCCGGGAAGCTGGCGCGCAGCGGGCAGGGCCGCCCGGACCCGCGTGAGCTGCTGCGGGCCGGTCAGGGCGTGTTGCAGGCCCGCTCGGTGCTGAACCGGCTGAAGCCGGGCGTGGTGGTCGGGTACGGGGGCTTCGCGAGCCTGCCGGGGGTGCTGGCCGCGCAGAGTCTGGGCGTGCCGACGGTGCTGCACGAGCAGAACGCCCGCCTGGGCCTGACGCAGCGGCTGGCGGTCCGCAAGGCGCGGGCAGTGGGGACGGCGTACGAGCGCGTGATCGGCCTGAACCCGGCGCTGGCGACGATGGTGGGCATGCCAGTGCGCGAGGAGCGGCTGCCGCGCGCGGAGGCACTGGCGCGGCTGGGCCTCCAGGAGGGGCCGCTGACGATCTTCGTGATGGGCGGGTCGCAGGGGTCGCTGTTCCTGAACCAGACGGTGCCGGACGTGCTGCGGCACGCCTTCGGGTCCGAGGGCCTGCTGCCCCCCGGGCATGAGCCGAGCCGGGGGCTGGTGGATCTGGACTTCACGGGGGCAGGCGGCGCGGGGGGTGGGGTGCAGGTGCTGCACTCGACCGGGCCGCGCTGGCTCTCGGAGGTCGCGCCGGGCGTGCAGGACCTGGAGTGGTTCGAAGCGGCCGGGTACGTGGACGCGGTGGCGGCGTGGTCCGTGGCTGACCTGGCGATCACGCGCGCGGGGACGAGCACGCTGGCGGAGGCGGCGTATCACGGCGTGCCGCTGATCATGGTGCCGCTGCCGGAGTCGGCGGAGAACCATCAGTTCCATAACGCGCAGGCGGTGCAGGCAGCGGGGGCGGGGCTCGTGGTGGAGCAGAAGAACGCCTCAGAAGCGCTGGGGCGGGCGGTGTTAGAGTGTGCGGCAGCGGGGACGCGCGCCTCGATGGCAGAGGCGGCGCTCGGCCGGGCCCAGACGGGCGCGGCGGGGCGGTTCGCGGACCTGATCGAACGGCACCTGCGTTAG